Below is a genomic region from Candidatus Zixiibacteriota bacterium.
AAGGCCTGCTGAAGATAGTTTAATCCCCGCTCCAGTTCGCCTTTTTCCAGCATGATATCCCCCATCAGAACTACCGGCAGGTAAAAGTCCGGGGGACCGCTCCGGGCGGACTGCCCGGCCGCTTCGAAGGCCAGGTCGAATTCTTTATCCCGGTTGTAATTGAGCGCCTCGGCATAAAGGTTGATAAATCCGGGATCGCTGTAATAACTATCCGGTCCCCGGTAATCATCCCGATGTTTGAAAATAGTATACATATACCCCTCGACATGAAACACCGGGTAATAGCCATTACGAAATTTCGATGACAGAAATAAGGCCTTCTCAGCCGGGGCCGACGGTTTCAATCCCGTCGAAAAAAGAATCAGATCCGGCTCACGCTCCATGAGGTAAGGGACATTGTAATTGCGCTCTTTCCAGGTTGATTTAATACCCCAGACCGGCCGGGGATTCTTGGCAATTGTTCGATCGGTCAGACCGAGCATATCGATGACCTCCGCCCCGCTGTAAAAACCGTAGGCTCCGATAGTCGTCAGGGCAATGGTATAATGATACGAGCGTGCCTGTCCAATAATTTCCGCCTGTCGTTTCATACTGCTGACCAGTCCGATCTCGAATTCTCTCACCCGGAGCAATCCCGGACGGGGAATAAGAAAGGTTGCCGCCCCGCAGGCAATCATAACAACAGCAAAAACGACTGCCCGGACAGGAGATTTCCCTTTTGTGATTTTATCAACCAGAAAATAAATGGCCGAGGTAAACGGGATGTACAAAATCGGTAGCAGGACGATAAAAAAACGATAGCCATGAAGAACATCCCCCCCCACCAGTCCGACATAAATGATAAAACCGATAATAACCGGCAGAAACAATTTTAATCGCTGAGGAATAAACCGGAAAAGAACCATCGGGATTACAATAAGCCCGCCGCCAAAACCATAATTTTTTAAAAAAAGCCGGATATAACTTAAACCGGATGCCAGATATTCGCTCGACCAGCCGGTTTTGGCATAAAAAGGATTAGGTAATAAATCCCCGTAATAAAACCAGCGAAATACGAACTGAGGCAAAATTAAAACAGCAAAGACCGCCGCCATTAGAGCCAGATGACCTATTCGATACGATCCCGAGATCAGGTAGTAAATCATGACCAGGAGAAATATCAGTCCACCCTCAGGCCGCGTCAGGGTAGCCAGGGCCAGAAACGGGATGAACAGGAAACTTCGCGCCGAAGCCATCCAAACACCATAAAATACCAGGGCCGAAAAAAATACCGTCTCCAACCCGGAAATCGACCAGTACGCCATTGCCCCGTTGGCCAGAAGCAACCATGCCGCGGCTATCGGAATCAACCGGGATCTGTCATCAGGGATAAACTCCCGACCTTTAAATAAAATCAGCCCGAATATCGAAAGCCCCGACATTATTCCGATCACCTTCGAGACAATTATATAATCCAACCCGATCCGCCCGAATAACGCCATTAGAATTATCAGGAAAAAATTAGTGTATCCTTCCACTCGCTCGCCCATATTAAAAACCAGGCCGTCCCCGTTTAAAAAGTTCTTCACATAGCGATAAGAAATAAAAGCATCATCCTGGGTGAAAGAAAGTGACAGGGCATGGATGACAAAAGCGATGGCGAATATTATAATAACTGCCGAATATGGTGATCTTACACGGAACATATTGACCTTAAAAATAAACGCCCGACCGGCAATTTACAAGTCAAAGCTGTTTGGCTCTTGCCAAAAAAGCCGGGATGATTATATTCAAGGCTTTTGCGGCGAAAGAAAACTATGGAATCTCTGCTGAGTAAATTAAATCCCGTCCAGCGTGAGGCGGTGATTTCCACCGAGGGTCCGTTGCTGGTGGTAGCCGGGGCCGGTTCCGGTAAAACCCGCGTTCTGACCAGTCGGGTGGCCTATATCCTCGGAAAGCGTCTGGCCGACCCTTGCAACATCCTGGCCGTCACCTTCACCAATAAAGCCGCCAATGAAATGAAAGAGCGCATTAACAGTTTCTTGGGAACCCAAACCTATAGTCTTTCCGTTTCCACTTTTCATTCCTTTTGCGCCCGCCTGTTGCGGCAGGAGGCCGCGGAGATAGGCTATCCGGCCAATTTTACCATTTTCGACGAAGACGACGCGATCGCTTTAATAAAGAACTGCCTGGATCAATTGAATATCGCCCGGACCCAGTTCCCGGCACCCTCGCTCAAGAGGAAGATTTCCAATGCTAAAAACCTGATGGTCGATGCCGCCGCCTTCGCCGCCCGCGCTTCCGGTTATTTCGAATCCCGCACCGCTCAGGTTTATACCCTTTACGAACAGCGTCTCAAAGAATGCGGTGCTTTCGATTTCGATGATCTTATCTTCCGCTCCGTCAAAATTCTGTCATCCCGCGAGGATATCCGCGACCGTTACCGTAATCGCTTTAAATATATCCTTGTCGATGAGTACCAGGACACCAACCATAGTCAGTACCTCCTGTTGAAACTCCTGGTCGGCGAGCATCAAAATATATGCGTCGTAGGTGATGAGGACCAGTCGATCTACGGCTGGCGCGGGGCCGATATCTCCAATATCCTCAATTTCGAGAAAGATTTTCCCGGCGCCCGGGTCATCAAACTGGAACAGAACTACCGCTCCACCGAAATCATTCTTAAAGCCGCCTCATCGGTTATCGCCAACAATATCGACCGAAAAGAGAAAACCCTCTGGACCGAGGAAAAAAGCGGCGACCCTCTCAAGCTCTTTCTGACCGACACCGCCGCCGATGAAGCCGCAACCGTGGTGGGAAATATAGAAAAGTCACTGGGCCGCCACTCACTTTCGGAAACGGTGATTCTCTATCGTATCAACGCTCAGTCCCGGCCTTTCGAGGAGGCTCTCCGGCGCCGCAATATCCCCTACCAGATAATCGGGGGATTGTCGTTTTACCAGCGCAAGGAAATCAAGGATATTATAGCCTATCTTAAATTAGCGGCCAATCCCAAAGACGATATTTCCTTCCAGCGGATTATCAATTATCCCCGCCGGGGTATCGGCGGCACCTCCATCGAAAAACTGAGCGCATACGCCCGCGCCAATGACCGCTCCTTGCTTGAGGCTTCCTCTGAAATCGACAATTGCGACAGCCTCGGCTCCCGGCCGAAAAAAATCCTGCGCGATTTCCATGACCTGATGACCGGTTTTATCGAGCGTAAAAATCATCTCGATATTGACGAACTGACCCAGATATTAATTGATGAATTGAAAATCGAGGAGCATCTTATCGAAGAAGATCAGCTGGTTGGTCAGGGACGGGTGGAAAATGTCGAGGAGTTCATCTCCAGCGCCCACGAATTCGCCGCCACTTACCCGGAACCGACTCTTGAAAACTTCCTGGCCGAAGTTTCGCTCTATACCGATCTCGACCGCTATAAGGAGATCGATGACAAACTGACCCTGATGACTCTTCATACTGCCAAGGGGCTGGAATTCGGCTCGGTGTATATGGTCGGTCTTGAAGAGGGCCTTTTTCCCTTGGCCCGGGCTATCGAAAACCCGCTCGAACTGGAAGAAGAACGGCGGCTTTTTTATGTCGGGGCCACCCGCGCCAAAAAAAATCTGCAGCTATCCATGGCCACCACCCGTAATCTTTTCGGCGAGATGGAATCGATCCCG
It encodes:
- a CDS encoding UvrD-helicase domain-containing protein, producing MESLLSKLNPVQREAVISTEGPLLVVAGAGSGKTRVLTSRVAYILGKRLADPCNILAVTFTNKAANEMKERINSFLGTQTYSLSVSTFHSFCARLLRQEAAEIGYPANFTIFDEDDAIALIKNCLDQLNIARTQFPAPSLKRKISNAKNLMVDAAAFAARASGYFESRTAQVYTLYEQRLKECGAFDFDDLIFRSVKILSSREDIRDRYRNRFKYILVDEYQDTNHSQYLLLKLLVGEHQNICVVGDEDQSIYGWRGADISNILNFEKDFPGARVIKLEQNYRSTEIILKAASSVIANNIDRKEKTLWTEEKSGDPLKLFLTDTAADEAATVVGNIEKSLGRHSLSETVILYRINAQSRPFEEALRRRNIPYQIIGGLSFYQRKEIKDIIAYLKLAANPKDDISFQRIINYPRRGIGGTSIEKLSAYARANDRSLLEASSEIDNCDSLGSRPKKILRDFHDLMTGFIERKNHLDIDELTQILIDELKIEEHLIEEDQLVGQGRVENVEEFISSAHEFAATYPEPTLENFLAEVSLYTDLDRYKEIDDKLTLMTLHTAKGLEFGSVYMVGLEEGLFPLARAIENPLELEEERRLFYVGATRAKKNLQLSMATTRNLFGEMESIPSRFIKELPPALIDTADYRSHHRREFETVRPVGSFLGKNIREISGVHYEYEDEEMLRVGRIVQHKTFGRGKVVRVEGEGESMRLEIYFTGVGTKKIMAKYAKLKVVG